From the Leptotrichia trevisanii DSM 22070 genome, the window TCCCAAGATTTCACAGTTTTTTCCAATTTTTGTATTTCCCTGAATTGTAACATTTGGGTAAATTACAGTATCCTGCCCAATTTCAACATTATCTTCAATATAAGTTGTATCTGGATCAATCAGAATTACACCGTTATCCATAAGTTCAGTATTTTTTCTATCTCTTGAAATTTTACTGGCTTGTGCTAACTGAGCCTTTGAGTTTACCCCTAAGATTTCATCTTCATCTTCAATTTGAAAGCTATCAACTTTATAGCCTTCAGTTGATAAAATTTTTATGGCATCTGTTAAATAATACTCGCCTTTTGAGTTATTATTGTCAATTTTTTCAATTGCATAAAGTAGACTTTCATTCTTAAAGATATACACACCTGTATTAATTTCATCTATTTTTCTTTCGTCTTCATTTGCTTCCTTTTCTTCGACAATATTTGAAATTTTTCCATTTTCCTTAACAATCCGTCCATATCCAAATGGATTTTTAACTTTACATGAAAGCACAATACAGTCAAGATTTTTTTCCTTAAATACTTTTTTTAATTCTTCCAATGTTTTTTCTTTTAATAACGGTGTATCACCATAAGTGATAAGGACATCTTCACCATATTCCTTAATTTTATCCTTTGCAATCAGAATTGCATGCCCTGTTCCAAGTTGCTGTTCCTGTGTAACATAAGTAATGTCTCCCATTTCAGCCAGAACATTTTCCTTTTTATGCCCTAGAATAAAAATATTTTTTTCGTTTCCAATATTTTCCAGCACATTAACAACTCTTTTAATCATCGGAATACCATTCACCCTGTGTAAAACCTTCGATTGTTCGGACTTCATACGAGTCCCTTTTCCCGCCGCCAAAATTAACGAAATCATCATTCCTCCTTCAATTCAATAATCGACAATAAAATATTTGTCTTTAATTTACTCAAGCTATAAAAAATACAGTGTTTAAAAAAACTCAAATTTTTGAGTTTAACATTAAAATTATTTTCCAAGTTAATTATATCAATTTTTTCCGATTTATTCAAATATTATGAAAAATTTTTTTATTTGTTAAATAAAATGTCTTAAAAAAATTTTTAATTTAACAAGATTTCTTTCATTTTTTTTCCTCATTTTCACTTTCGTTATAATTCAAATGAATCCTCAAAGCCTCCAGCGAAATCTGTATTTCCAAAAGAGAAAATAACAGTGAAACGATAAGCGACACCAAACTTACTGCAAAACTGATTTTCCCAACAAAATCTATCTGAAAAAATAAAAATAACATTGAAACTGCACACATTAATAAACTCGAAACCCCAAAATACTGCATCTTTTTAATATAATTCAACCTTTTCCTCAAGTTTTTAACCTGATAAAATTCATGCTCTACTTCCCCACTCGAATCCATCTGTCTTACAATCGCTGTAAGAGCCAGAAATCTGTTGGTGTATGCAAGTAAAAGAAGAGATACTGTAGGGAAAAGAACCGCAGGTGTAGTTATTTCCAAAGTCATATTTTTCACCATCCTTTCAAATTTTTATAGTAAATTTGTTTAATAATTAAAATATAGTGTTTTATACTATTTCCCGTTTAAATAATAGAAATCAAAAAATTTATAAAATTAAAGTCATTTTTTTATAGGATTACGCTATTATACAACCTATGTAACTATTAAAATATCCTTTAATTAAATTTTATCATTAAGTATCCATCTTAAAGACTTTTATAATTTTATTTATAAATATTATGATTAATAATAGTTTTTTCTATTTTTTTGTAACGTAAGGGCATCAGACGCCATGCCCTTACAACCCCGCTTACGCAAAACTTTCTTATAAAGAAAAAATAAAACTCGCTTCGTAAAACTACGCTCAGACAGTTATTTTTCCTTTAACGAAATTTTGCTTATTTAATACTTTCCAAATAATAAATGTTTCGACTACTTTCCCAAATAAAATTTGGGAATATTTCAAAAAAATGCTTAGACGAGCCAGGGATAGTGCGTAGCACTTTCGCTATTCTCTTTAGTATGACATTATTTAAATATACTAAAATAACTATTATTGCGAAATAAAGGGAAATGGCGACTGATTTCCCTTGCTTTATAAAAAGAAAAAATATTTATTAATAATAAGCCGTTTTTCATAATCTAAATAAAAATCCCTTATATGGATACTTAAGAATTAAATTTGATTTTTTTAACAAAACTATCAAATTACTTATTGTAGAATTTTACTTCTATTTTTTAAATGGGATCTAGTATAAAAAATGTAAAATAAAAACGCAAGGACTGTAAGTTTGCCCTTGCTCAAAATAATTTTATTTATTAAGATTAAAAGGAATCTGGTGACGATAATACATTTAAGTTCTTGTCTATTTCAAATATTAAGGGTTTTCCTGTTGTTAAGTTCAGTTTTAAAATATCATCATCGGAAATATTTAATAAATATTTTATTAAAGCTCGTAAACTGTTTCCGTGAGCTGCCACAATAACGTTCTTTCCTTCCTGCAAACTTTTAGAAATATGTGAATGCCAGTAGGGCAGGACTCTTTCAATTGTATCTTTCAGGCTTTCTCCAAGTGGTGCTTCAGAATCGGACAAGTCGGCATATCTTCTGTCTGCTTTTGGATAATATTCACTTGATTTGTCTATTGCGGGTGGAGCAATATCAAAACTTCTTCTCCAGATAAGGACTTGCTCATCACCATATTTTTTAGCAGTTTCAGCTTTGTTTAAGCCTTGTAATGCTCCATAATGACGTTCGTTCAATCTCCAGGATTTGTAAACTGGAATATATAGTTCATCCAATTCTTCCAGAACGTAATTTAAAGTTTTGATGGCTCTTTTCAAATAAGATGTATAGGCAATGTCAAAAACTAATCCCATTTCCTTTAATGTCTTACCACCAGCTTTTGCCTCTTCCATGCCTTTTGGACTCAAATCCACATCTTTCCATCCGGTAAATTTATTTTCCAGGTTCCATTGGCTTTCACCATGTCGAATTAATACTAATTTCATTGTTTCCTCCTTTTGATAAAGTCCTTTAATATTGAACTGATAAAAAGTGGCTTTATTTTATTATTTTATTTCAGTTTCTACAACTGCTTCTGTAACAGTTGTGTTTGTAGATAATTCTTTTTCAGCGATTAAGTCTTCAAGATGTTCCTTTGTTGCCATTAATTCTTCAAGATTCATATTATCATAAGTTGCTTCTGAAGATGTTTTTATGTTTATTCCCTGTTTTCTTAAAAAACTGTCAACTTTATTCTGATTTTTTTTGTACAGGTAATAACCTACTGCTACAGTTCCTACTCCAATTGCTGCTCCTACTAAATGTTCCTTTTTAATGTTTCCAAATTTTATCATTTTTATACCTCCAAATTTTTTATTTATTATTATTTTATTTATTGTAAAGCTATATATTTGTCATCTGTTTCATTGCCCATCCTGTTGTTAAAAAATATATGATCTATCAAGTCACTTAAATTTTCGATGGAATTATCATTTTTTACATCCACGACATAATGAAATTTTCCATTATTGGCTTTTAACCGGTAAATTCTCACTTCCTTGTTTGAGAAGTTATTCAATACGAGATGTCGTCCAAAAGTTGTAAACCACATAAGTGCTATCGCTGTAACCGATCTGTTTGCCAGATAAGATTTGAGCAAATATAGTGCAGGCAATATTTCAATGTCAAAAAAGCCCTTACGCTGTGTTTCCCTGTAGGCATGCTCTATAATTGCTGCGGTTGTCAGTCCAGCTGCAAAGTTATTTATGTCTATCTGTAATTTCTCAACTTTACTTTTGCCAAGCCCATATAGGAAAGAAAGCAATATTGCGGCCCCAGAATAAACAGACAGTGAATCTATTGATTTTTCCTCAAAATCTTCAATCAGTTTTACTGAAGTCATCTTATGCTCAACTGATAAGGCAGTTGCGGTTCGATAAATTATTTCATCTATTGAAATTTCCTCAGGTTCAAATGTGACAAGTAAAGTATTTATAGTTTGGTTATATCGCAAGGTTGTATTTTTTGTTTCAACTTTTATTGTTTCAAAAAATTTTTTTTGGTTAATAATGTCATGTGAGATTTTGAATCTGACACGGTTTGGTAATTTATGCAGTATTATTAAGGTTAGTTTTTTCATATTTTATTCAAACTCCTTCAACATTAGACTAAAAAATATAAAAACACAAAAATTCCTATTTATTAACATCATATTTTAATAGCCGCAATGAATTTCCAACTACTAAAATTGTTATTGAATTATGTAAAATCGAGCTGTATATTGCAGGTAAAAGTCCTGTCGCACCTAACACAAGGGCAAAACTGTTTATTCCAATCGCCATTGCAAAATTTTGTTTTATTATTTTTACGGTGTTCTTGGCTAAACCTACTACACCCGGTATTAATAACGGATCATCTGAAGTTATTGTAACATCGGCAGCTTCCATTGCAATATCTGTTCGTGAACTTCCCAAGGCTATTCCTACATTTGCGTAGGAAAGGGCAGGAGCATCATTTATTCCGTCACCTATCATAATAACTTTTGAACCGATTGAACGGAATTTCAAAATATCTTTAGCCTTGTCCTCAGGAAGTAGTTCAGACTCGTATCTGTCCATCGACATTCTTGACGCAATGGTTTCAGCCTGTTGTCTTAAATCTCCTGTCAACAGTACAATATCGTCTATTCCCTGATTTCTTAGCCGATTAATTGCCTTTTTTATATTTTCCCTAGGAGGATCTGAAACGCCGATAACACCTATTAAATCACTGTTTTTAGCCACATAAATTACAATTTCCCCACGGTTTTGCATTCCTTTGACTATATCACCTGCCATTTTAAGTGAAATATCATTTTCTTCCATATATTTCTGGCTTCCCACACGAATAATGTCCTTATTTACAAAAGTTTCTATTCCTCTTGCCACTTTGACAACGGATTCCTTATGTTTTGGAATTTTTAATCCTCTATTTTTAATTTCATTCAAAATTGCACTTGCCAATGGATGTGATGAAGTTTCTTCGGCTGCGGCAGCCAGTGCAAGCATCCTGTTATCTTTCATATTTTTTCCAAAAGTCTTTAGTGTTTGGATTTTAGGCTTTCCTTCGGTTATTGTACCTGTTTTATCAAATATCACTGTGTCAGATTTTGAAAGTTCTTCCAGATAGTTGCTTCCTTTAATCAGAATACCATTTTTAGCCGCTGTATTAATTGAAGCTGAAAATGCTGTTGCCGTTGATAGTCTTATTCCACATGAATAGTCGATTACAAGCATACTTAGTGCTTTTTGTAGGTTTCTGGTGGAAACATAGACGATTCCGGCAAGTAAGAAGTTTAGTGGGATCAGTTGTGCGGAAAATGTATCGGCATAAGATTGAATGTCAGCCTTGTTAAAGGAGGCATCTTCCACTAATTTTATAATTCTTGAAGCTGTTCTGTCATCACCGACTTTTTCAGCTTTTACAGTAATATTTCCACTTTTTAAAAGTGTTCCTGCAAAAACTTCCTCACCGACTTTTTTAGTAACAGGCATATATTCCCCTGTGATTGGTGACTGATCAATTATTGCCTCACCTTTTTCAATTGTTCCGTCCACACTTATTTTTTCCCCAGTCTGAACAAGTATCAAATCTCCCCTGTTAATTTCTTCAATTGGGACTTTTTTGGCTGTTTCCGCATCATCAGACTGTTTCCAGACATAGTTTTCTCCAACGCTTAACATATCTTTAATTACACCACGTGTCTTTTTTATTGTATAAACAGTAAGCAGTTCTGCAAATTTTTCTAAGATCATAATTGTCAAGGCTGTTCGTTCACTTCCTAAAATGATACTGCTGACGATAGCTGTAGAACTTAGTGTATCTGCATTAGGACGCTTATTTTGAATCAGGGAATAAATTCCATTTTTTAAAACAGGCAGGGCTAAAGAAATTGTTGACAAAGTCTTGTAGTTAAACAATCGTCTGATTCCTGTCAATTTTGTCTTTGGATTTGGCAGTAGAAGTAACAGCACTGCGGCACCAATATTTTTTATAATTTCCTGTGGGGATTCTTCCTGTAGACGTCTTTCAATAACATATTTATTTGATGATTGTTTTTTTTCATTTTTATAAATATCCACCAGATATGTATTTAACGTATTTTGAATTAAAGATACCAAGTTTTCACCAGTCAGTGCCAAATTATCAAAATAAATAAGAACAGTACCTGTAATAATTGAAATTTCAACACTTTGGATATAATGAACTTGCATCAGCTGGTTTGTTATTTCTTCCTTATGAATCCCAAGATATTTTAAAGCCCTTGATTTTATTCTGATTCTTCCACGAATTTCGTGTAAAATCTCACAATCCAGTAAATAATTTTTATTTAACATAAAAATCCCTTTCTTTTCTTTCATTTTTACAATAATTAAAGTTCTTTAATTATGTTATAAAAAGTATCCAAATTATCTTCTATTTCCTTCAAGGATTTATTTTCATATAATTCGGAATGATTAATCATCGTTTTCCAGACTTTATTCAGCCAGTCCAGTATTTGTTTTTCTGAAATCAGTTTTATGTCATAATAAAGTAGAATTTTATTTGTTATATACGAAAACTCAACACTTTTTATACCTTTTTTTGATAAAATAAGTTCTGTAACCCGATAATCATATTTTTTTAATTCTTCTGGAATATCTGATAAATTTGGGACAGAAAGCCTTAATCTGCCGGGAATACTGTGTACAACCTTTATCTGATTAAACATCAGATATGTAGCCTTAAATAAATTTTCCAACATTATTTTCTTTTCCCTTCTGATAAAAAAATAAAAGTCCACCATAGTAAAGTGGCACCCGCAGGCAATTCTGGAAATTTTCTTAATTTTTTAATTCCATAAAAAGCAAAAATTCCTGCAACTAATGTTTTTAAATCCAGATAACCTTTACTTTTATTGTAAATAGCCATATCCACCGCTTCAAATGTTTGTTTTAACAATACTTTTATTTTTCCAGGTTTATTTTTTAGGGCTTCTCCTTCCAGATGGAGTAA encodes:
- the glmU gene encoding bifunctional UDP-N-acetylglucosamine diphosphorylase/glucosamine-1-phosphate N-acetyltransferase GlmU → MISLILAAGKGTRMKSEQSKVLHRVNGIPMIKRVVNVLENIGNEKNIFILGHKKENVLAEMGDITYVTQEQQLGTGHAILIAKDKIKEYGEDVLITYGDTPLLKEKTLEELKKVFKEKNLDCIVLSCKVKNPFGYGRIVKENGKISNIVEEKEANEDERKIDEINTGVYIFKNESLLYAIEKIDNNNSKGEYYLTDAIKILSTEGYKVDSFQIEDEDEILGVNSKAQLAQASKISRDRKNTELMDNGVILIDPDTTYIEDNVEIGQDTVIYPNVTIQGNTKIGKNCEILGNTRIENSVIADNVRIEASVVEQSTLEEGVTVGPFAHLRPKAYLKQTVHVGNFVEIKNSTLEKGVKTGHLTYIGDAEVGEDTNIGAGTITCNYDGKNKHKTKIGKNAFIGSNSIIVAPVEIGAKVLTAAGSVITKDIPDEALAFGRAKQVNKEKK
- a CDS encoding DUF2721 domain-containing protein, translating into MTLEITTPAVLFPTVSLLLLAYTNRFLALTAIVRQMDSSGEVEHEFYQVKNLRKRLNYIKKMQYFGVSSLLMCAVSMLFLFFQIDFVGKISFAVSLVSLIVSLLFSLLEIQISLEALRIHLNYNESENEEKK
- the gpmA gene encoding 2,3-diphosphoglycerate-dependent phosphoglycerate mutase, coding for MKLVLIRHGESQWNLENKFTGWKDVDLSPKGMEEAKAGGKTLKEMGLVFDIAYTSYLKRAIKTLNYVLEELDELYIPVYKSWRLNERHYGALQGLNKAETAKKYGDEQVLIWRRSFDIAPPAIDKSSEYYPKADRRYADLSDSEAPLGESLKDTIERVLPYWHSHISKSLQEGKNVIVAAHGNSLRALIKYLLNISDDDILKLNLTTGKPLIFEIDKNLNVLSSPDSF
- a CDS encoding heavy metal translocating P-type ATPase, with the protein product MLNKNYLLDCEILHEIRGRIRIKSRALKYLGIHKEEITNQLMQVHYIQSVEISIITGTVLIYFDNLALTGENLVSLIQNTLNTYLVDIYKNEKKQSSNKYVIERRLQEESPQEIIKNIGAAVLLLLLPNPKTKLTGIRRLFNYKTLSTISLALPVLKNGIYSLIQNKRPNADTLSSTAIVSSIILGSERTALTIMILEKFAELLTVYTIKKTRGVIKDMLSVGENYVWKQSDDAETAKKVPIEEINRGDLILVQTGEKISVDGTIEKGEAIIDQSPITGEYMPVTKKVGEEVFAGTLLKSGNITVKAEKVGDDRTASRIIKLVEDASFNKADIQSYADTFSAQLIPLNFLLAGIVYVSTRNLQKALSMLVIDYSCGIRLSTATAFSASINTAAKNGILIKGSNYLEELSKSDTVIFDKTGTITEGKPKIQTLKTFGKNMKDNRMLALAAAAEETSSHPLASAILNEIKNRGLKIPKHKESVVKVARGIETFVNKDIIRVGSQKYMEENDISLKMAGDIVKGMQNRGEIVIYVAKNSDLIGVIGVSDPPRENIKKAINRLRNQGIDDIVLLTGDLRQQAETIASRMSMDRYESELLPEDKAKDILKFRSIGSKVIMIGDGINDAPALSYANVGIALGSSRTDIAMEAADVTITSDDPLLIPGVVGLAKNTVKIIKQNFAMAIGINSFALVLGATGLLPAIYSSILHNSITILVVGNSLRLLKYDVNK
- a CDS encoding HMA2 domain-containing protein yields the protein MLENLFKATYLMFNQIKVVHSIPGRLRLSVPNLSDIPEELKKYDYRVTELILSKKGIKSVEFSYITNKILLYYDIKLISEKQILDWLNKVWKTMINHSELYENKSLKEIEDNLDTFYNIIKEL
- a CDS encoding HMA2 domain-containing protein, which translates into the protein MLQNFYGVIQVKHYQNGRLRLQTDILRENVELEQEFLNNMRQLSGIDSVRVNSVTGSILIYFDEKIIESSFLYLIVLKLLHLEGEALKNKPGKIKVLLKQTFEAVDMAIYNKSKGYLDLKTLVAGIFAFYGIKKLRKFPELPAGATLLWWTFIFLSEGKRK